From the genome of Bacteroides sp. MSB163, one region includes:
- a CDS encoding DUF3109 family protein, with protein sequence MIQIGDVVVSFDVLREKFICNLDACKGACCIEGDAGAPVELDEIEKLEEVLPVIWEELAPEARAVIEKQGVVYTDCEGDLVTSIVNNKDCVFTCYDEKGCCYCAIEKAYRDGKIDFYKPVSCHLYPIRVGNYGVYKAVNYNRWDVCKAAVLLGRKENLPVYRFLKEPLIRKFGEDWYAELELVAEEMKKQNLL encoded by the coding sequence ATGATACAAATAGGTGACGTAGTTGTCAGTTTTGATGTGCTGCGTGAAAAGTTTATATGCAATCTGGATGCCTGTAAGGGTGCTTGTTGCATTGAGGGAGATGCCGGGGCGCCGGTAGAACTGGATGAAATAGAAAAGCTGGAAGAAGTACTGCCTGTGATTTGGGAAGAACTTGCTCCCGAGGCACGTGCTGTTATAGAGAAACAAGGTGTAGTGTATACTGATTGTGAGGGTGATCTGGTGACTTCTATTGTCAACAACAAGGATTGTGTTTTTACTTGTTATGATGAGAAGGGTTGTTGTTATTGCGCTATTGAAAAGGCATATCGGGACGGAAAGATAGATTTCTACAAACCTGTTTCCTGTCATTTGTATCCGATCAGGGTAGGAAATTACGGAGTTTATAAGGCAGTGAATTATAATCGTTGGGATGTGTGTAAAGCCGCTGTATTGCTGGGACGGAAAGAGAATCTGCCGGTATACAGGTTTTTGAAAGAACCGTTGATACGTAAGTTCGGTGAGGATTGGTATGCTGAGCTGGAATTGGTGGCAGAAGAGATGAAGAAACAGAATCTATTGTAG
- the gpmI gene encoding 2,3-bisphosphoglycerate-independent phosphoglycerate mutase, with protein sequence MSKKALLMILDGWGIGDQGKDDVIFNTPTPYWDSLLTTYPHSQLQASGENVGLPDGQMGNSEVGHLNIGAGRIVYQDLVKINRACADNSILKNPGIVSAFTYAKENGKNVHFMGLTSNGGVHSSFDHLFKLCDIAKEYGVDNTFVHCFMDGRDTDPKSGKGFIEELTAHCEKSAGKIASIVGRFYAMDRDKRWERVKVAYDLLVNGEGKVVTDMVQAMQESYDEGVTDEFIKPIVNGNFDGTIKEGDVVIFFNYRNDRAKELTVVLTQQDMPEQGMHIIPGLQYYCMTPYDASFKGVHILFDKENVQNTLGEYLAAQGKTQLHIAETEKYAHVTFFFNGGRETPYDAEERILVPSPKVATYDLKPEMSAYEVKDKLVEAINTQKFDFIVVNYANGDMVGHTGIYSAIEKAVKAIDECVKDTVEAAKANDYEVIIIADHGNADHALNEDGTPNTAHSLNPVPFVYVTENKNAKVENGVLADVAPSILHILGMAQPADMTGKDLIK encoded by the coding sequence ATGAGTAAGAAAGCCCTTTTAATGATTCTTGATGGCTGGGGTATCGGCGATCAGGGGAAAGACGATGTGATTTTCAATACACCTACTCCGTACTGGGACAGTCTGCTGACAACATATCCTCACTCACAGCTTCAGGCAAGCGGTGAAAACGTAGGTTTGCCTGATGGTCAGATGGGTAACTCGGAAGTAGGACACCTTAATATTGGTGCCGGACGTATCGTATATCAGGATCTGGTAAAGATTAACCGTGCATGTGCCGACAATAGCATTCTAAAGAACCCGGGAATCGTTTCCGCCTTCACTTATGCCAAAGAAAACGGTAAGAATGTTCACTTCATGGGATTGACTTCCAACGGTGGCGTACATAGCTCATTCGACCACTTATTCAAACTTTGCGATATTGCCAAAGAATATGGTGTGGATAATACTTTTGTTCACTGCTTCATGGATGGACGCGATACCGATCCGAAGAGCGGTAAGGGCTTTATTGAAGAACTGACTGCACATTGCGAAAAGTCAGCAGGTAAGATTGCTTCTATCGTAGGTCGTTTCTATGCAATGGACCGTGACAAACGTTGGGAACGTGTGAAAGTGGCTTATGACTTGCTGGTAAACGGCGAAGGTAAAGTAGTTACCGATATGGTTCAGGCTATGCAGGAATCTTATGACGAAGGTGTGACGGACGAATTTATCAAGCCGATTGTAAATGGTAACTTCGACGGAACCATTAAGGAAGGTGATGTAGTTATCTTCTTCAACTATCGTAACGACCGTGCGAAAGAGTTGACCGTAGTGCTGACTCAACAAGATATGCCGGAACAGGGTATGCACATCATTCCGGGCCTGCAATACTACTGCATGACTCCGTATGATGCATCTTTCAAAGGCGTACATATTCTTTTCGATAAGGAAAATGTTCAGAATACATTGGGAGAATATCTGGCTGCTCAAGGCAAGACTCAATTGCACATTGCTGAAACGGAAAAGTATGCTCACGTAACTTTCTTCTTCAACGGTGGTCGTGAAACTCCGTATGACGCTGAAGAGCGCATCCTGGTTCCGTCTCCGAAAGTAGCTACTTACGATTTGAAGCCGGAGATGAGTGCTTACGAAGTAAAGGATAAATTGGTGGAAGCTATCAACACTCAGAAGTTCGATTTCATTGTTGTGAACTACGCTAACGGTGATATGGTAGGACATACCGGTATTTATAGCGCTATCGAGAAAGCTGTAAAAGCTATCGACGAATGTGTGAAAGATACGGTAGAAGCTGCCAAAGCCAACGATTATGAAGTAATCATCATCGCTGACCACGGTAATGCAGACCATGCATTGAATGAAGACGGCACTCCGAACACTGCTCACTCTCTGAATCCGGTTCCTTTTGTTTATGTAACCGAGAACAAGAACGCTAAGGTTGAGAATGGTGTTTTGGCAGATGTTGCTCCTTCTATCCTTCACATTCTGGGTATGGCGCAGCCGGCTGATATGACAGGAAAAGACTTGATTAAATAA
- a CDS encoding magnesium transporter CorA family protein: MRTYLYSEAGFIEKSQWMPNSWVNVECPDDNDFDFLTQELKVPESFLEDIADADERPRTETEGNWLLTILRIPMQSSQHGIPFITVPIGIITNNEIIVSVCYHKTELISDFIQHTRRKGIVVNNKLDLILRMIYSSAVWFLKYLKQINNDVANAEKELEKSIRNEDLLRLMKLQKTLVYFNTSIRGNEVMIGRLKNIFQDTDYLDMELLEDVVIELKQAYNTVNIYSDILTGTMDAFASIISNNVNAIMKRMTSLSITLMIPTLIASFYGMNVDIHLEGFPYAFILIILISVILSAGTFIWFRKIKWF, encoded by the coding sequence ATGAGAACGTACCTTTATTCTGAAGCCGGCTTTATAGAAAAGTCGCAATGGATGCCCAATAGCTGGGTAAACGTTGAATGCCCCGATGACAATGATTTTGATTTCCTCACCCAAGAGTTGAAAGTTCCGGAATCTTTTTTGGAAGATATCGCCGATGCGGATGAACGCCCGCGTACGGAAACGGAAGGCAACTGGTTGCTCACCATCCTGCGTATCCCGATGCAGAGCAGTCAGCATGGCATTCCCTTTATCACCGTGCCAATAGGCATCATTACTAATAATGAAATTATCGTATCGGTATGTTACCACAAGACTGAACTCATCTCAGATTTTATCCAACATACACGTCGCAAAGGTATCGTAGTAAACAATAAGCTGGACTTGATCCTGCGGATGATTTATTCTTCTGCCGTCTGGTTTTTGAAGTATCTGAAACAGATAAACAATGATGTAGCCAATGCGGAAAAAGAGTTGGAGAAAAGTATCCGCAATGAAGACTTGCTCCGTCTGATGAAGTTGCAAAAAACCCTTGTCTACTTCAACACTTCCATCCGCGGAAATGAAGTGATGATCGGGCGATTGAAGAATATCTTCCAGGATACCGACTATCTGGATATGGAGCTGTTGGAGGATGTAGTCATTGAACTAAAACAGGCATACAATACCGTAAACATTTACAGCGACATCCTGACAGGAACGATGGATGCTTTTGCCTCCATTATTTCCAACAACGTCAATGCTATCATGAAACGCATGACGAGCCTTTCCATCACGCTCATGATACCGACACTGATAGCCAGTTTCTACGGCATGAACGTGGATATTCACTTGGAAGGTTTCCCGTATGCTTTCATATTGATTATCCTGATTTCCGTTATTCTATCGGCAGGAACATTCATTTGGTTCAGGAAGATTAAGTGGTTCTAA